A single Sylvia atricapilla isolate bSylAtr1 chromosome 29, bSylAtr1.pri, whole genome shotgun sequence DNA region contains:
- the IL23A gene encoding interleukin-23 subunit alpha — protein sequence MAPLRRLLLLLLLLLLGVLLPPPAAPAPAPLRRPDLAACRILSRELSRLLAAVKEPPSALDGMQLLEEPQNWPPRIRCSDACDPLALETNNTRCLHRIHQALQHYRDLLGSDIFRDQPQPQLETTMEQLLRHVQEGHGHPPRHHLPPTEVWQQQLQRHQALKRLRSFAAVMSRVFNHSAR from the exons ATGGCTCCGctccgccgcctcctcctcctcctcctcctcctcctcctcggtgTGCTGCTGCCGCCTCCCGCggcaccggccccggccccgctccgccgcccggACCTGGCCGCCTGCAGGATCCTCTCCCGGGAGCTGTCGCGGCTGCTGGCGGCCGTCAAAGAGCCGCCCTCGGCGCTG gacgggatgcagctgctggaggagccccAGAATTGGCCCCCCCGGATCCGCTGTAGCGACGCCTGCGACCCCCTGGCGCTGGAGACCAACAACACG CGCTGCCTGCACCGAATCCACCAGGCGCTCCAGCACTACCGAGACCTGCTGGGCTCCGACATCTTCCGAGACCAGCCGCAGCCTCAGCTGGAGACCAccatggagcagctgctgcgCCACGTCCAG gAAGGACACGGCCACCCTCCTCGTCACCACCTGCCGCCCACCGaggtgtggcagcagcagctccagcggCACCAGGCGCTGAAGCGGCTCCGCTCCTTCGCCGCCGTCATGAGCCGAGTTTTTAACCACAGCGCCcgctga